In a genomic window of Gemmatimonadetes bacterium T265:
- a CDS encoding DNA-binding response regulator has product MTATFGTLGGAVGRRIRVLVADDHAIVRQGVVTVLRDAPGIAVVAEAADGAAAVARYAEHRPDVALVDLEMPGLDGADVVAAVRARYPDARFILLTTYDADDDIERALRAGAKAYLLKDVDPQELVACVRAVDQGRAWASPAVAAKLATRLTRVELTPRERTVLRELAAGKSNKEIAAALGIVESTVKLHVTHLYEKLGVSSRTEALAAAVGRGLVRLP; this is encoded by the coding sequence GTGACGGCGACGTTCGGGACGTTAGGCGGCGCGGTCGGCCGGCGCATCCGCGTGCTCGTGGCCGACGACCACGCGATCGTGCGCCAGGGCGTCGTGACCGTGCTGCGCGACGCGCCGGGGATCGCGGTCGTGGCGGAGGCCGCCGACGGCGCGGCCGCGGTCGCGCGCTACGCCGAACACCGGCCCGACGTCGCGCTCGTCGACCTCGAGATGCCGGGGCTGGACGGGGCCGACGTAGTCGCGGCGGTGCGCGCCCGCTACCCCGACGCGCGGTTCATCCTCCTCACCACGTACGACGCGGACGACGACATCGAGCGCGCGCTCCGGGCCGGCGCGAAGGCGTACCTGCTCAAGGACGTCGACCCGCAGGAGCTCGTCGCCTGCGTGCGCGCCGTCGACCAGGGACGCGCGTGGGCCTCGCCCGCGGTCGCGGCCAAGCTGGCCACCCGCCTCACGCGCGTGGAGCTGACGCCGCGCGAGCGGACCGTCCTGCGCGAGCTCGCCGCGGGCAAGAGCAACAAGGAGATCGCCGCGGCGCTCGGCATCGTCGAAAGCACGGTCAAGCTCCACGTCACGCACCTGTACGAAAAGCTCGGCGTGTCGAGCCGCACCGAGGCCCTCGCGGCCGCCGTCGGCCGCGGACTCGTCCGGCTGCCGTAG